A part of Aspergillus flavus chromosome 5, complete sequence genomic DNA contains:
- a CDS encoding putative serine carboxypeptidase (serine-type carboxypeptidase F) produces MRFQGVVPTALLAVSCTDKACASKHGRSDQPVHEPSVLDRRTSLSSEERQLRSHDNFRFLNDETRPYLVESLPDVPFDVGELYSGSVPIEKGNSSRTLFFVFQPTVGEPVDEITIEVNGGPGASSLEGFLQETGRFVWPPGTYAPVINPYSWVNLTNMLWVDQPVGTGFSTGTPTATTEEETSRDFINFFKNFQGIFGIKKFKIYVTGQSYAGRYVPYIAAAMLDQNDKDYYDVHGALVYDPVIGQFDYVGQQVAAVPTVQENANIFNFNASFMNQLQSLHKSCGYQDFIDEYLTFPPSGVQPPKSFDPTSDADCNIYNMITDAAYRVNPCYNVYAINQMCPFLWDVLGGPTKLHYLPAGATVYFDRDDVKKAMHAPNMTWSLSSLQPVFVGGDAGVGRLGDLSANPIERVLPQVIEATNRVLISHGDYDFILQTNGTLLAIQNMTWNGQLGFQSQPSTPIEIGLPDLQYAEVFEENDLFSWRSGQGVMGIQHYERGMMWAETFQSGHMQPQYQPRVAYRHIQWLLGRIEEL; encoded by the exons ATGCGCTTTCAAGGCGTTGTGCCGACGGCTTTATTGGCCGTCTCATGCACCGACAAGGCGTGTGCTTCCAAGCATGGACGCTCTGATCAGCCAGTGCACGAACCCTCGGTCCTAGACAGGAGAACATCATTGTCTTCGGAGGAGCGTCAGCTCCGCTCACACGATAACTTTCGATTTCTCAATGACGAGACGAGGC CCTACCTCGTGGAGAGCTTGCCTGATGTGCCATTCGACGTCGGTGAATTGTACTCGGGATCAGTGCCAATCGAAAAGGGTAACAGCTCGAGAACTCTCTTCTTTGTGTTCCAGCCGACAGTGGGGGAGCCTGTGGACGAAATTACAATCGAGGTTAATGGGGGCCCGGGTGCTAGCTCCCTCGAAGGGTTCCTCCAAGAAACCGGCAGATTTGTTTGGCCACCAGGAACCTATGCGCCAGTCATTAATCCGTATTCCTGGGTAAATCTGACTAACATGTTGTG GGTTGATCAGCCCGTTGGGACGGGGTTTTCTACAGGCACACCTACTGCTACCACTGAAGAGGAGACGTCCAGGgactttattaatttctttaagaactttcaaggcatctttggaatcaagaaattcaagatTTACGTGACCGGTCAGAGCTATGCTGGGCGTTATGTGCCGTACATTGCTGCGGCAATGCTGGATCAAAATGACAAGGACTATTATGACGTCCATG GGGCACTGGTTTACGACCCAGTCATTGGCCAATTTGACTACGTGGGACAACAAGTGGCTGCTGTGCCAACTGTGCAGGAGAACGCTAACATCTTCAACTTTAATGCAAGCTTTATGAATCAACTACAAAGTCTTCACAAATCGTGTGGTTATCAGGACTTTATAGACGAATATCTTACTTTCCCTCCATCGGGGGTCCAGCCTCCGAAGTCTTTTGACCCTACCAGCGACGCTGATTGTAATATCTATAACATGATCACGGATGCAGCTTATCGAGTCAACCCTTGCTACAACGTATACGCCATCAACCAGATGTGTCCCTTTCTGTGGGATGTTCTTGGAGGGCCCACGAAACTTCACTACCTACCCGCCGGAGCCACGGTGTATTTCGATCGCGATGATGTCAAGAAAGCTATGCACGCACCCAATATGACCTGGTCCCTGTCCTCGCTCCAGCCTGTCTTCGTTGGTGGCGACGCCGGAGTTGGGAGACTGGGTGATTTGTCCGCCAACCCAATCGAACGTGTTCTACCCCAAGTGATTGAAGCCACAAACCGAGTTCTCATCAGTCACGGAGATTACGATTTTATTCTCCAGACCAATGGAACCCTTTTGGCTATCCAGAACATGACTTGGAACGGACAACTAGGATTCCAGTCTCAGCCGAGCACCCCGATTGAGATTGGTCTGCCGGACCTCCAGTATGCGGAGGTGTTTGAAGAGAACGATCTCTTCTCATGGCGCAGCGGCCAGGGAGTAATGGGCATACAACACTATGAGAGAGGAATGATGTGGGCGGAGACATTCCAGAGCGGCCACATGCAGCCTCAGTACCAGCCCCGAGTCGCCTACCGTCACATCCAGTGGCTACTCGGGCGGATTGAAGAATTGTAG
- a CDS encoding major facilitator superfamily domain-containing protein: protein MVFNPFKKHDHDFPGVVVPLGSAPAHSHPNPSLHEKDSGHDEKHDARSDKAPSEENGVATSLPDNAHLTLESLRAEVETDIAASGHDSAYDRKAKVINRAIQDIGMGRYQWELFALCGCGWLADNLWLQGVALTLTQMSAEFGVSESRVRFTTCALFLGLCLGASFWGVASDVIGRRPAFNLTLLITSVFGLAAGGSPNWIGACALFSCLGLGVGGNLPVDGALFLEFLPFASGNLLTMLSVWWPIGQLISSLLAWAYIPTYSCASDLPACNSVADGVQCCTKQDNMGWRYLVLTLGALTFAMFFCRFFLFHLYESPKFLLSRGRQTEAVHAVHGIAHKNKKQTWLTEDILNEIGGYPEEVEKQTLTVKEIIARYLSKFSLERIKPLFGTKKLGINTVLLWFCWATIGMGYPLFNAFLPQYLKQSGGGAEQSTYTVYRNYAITSIVGVPGSILACYTVDIKYIGRKGTMIISTLITGVLLFCFTASTDPNVQLVCSSLEAFFQNIMYGVLYAYTPEVFPAPNRGTGTGIASCLNRIAGLCAPLVAIYSGSANPNAPIYASGALMLASFVAMCCFPIETRGKQSL, encoded by the exons ATGGTGTTCAACCCATTTAAGAAACACGACCACGACTTCCCCGGGGTGGTCGTGCCCCTCGGCAGTGCCCCAGCGCATTCCCACCCGAACCCGTCTTTACATGAAAAGGATTCTGGCCATGACGAGAAACATGACGCCAGAAGCGACAAAGCTCCCTCCGAGGAGAACGGTGTCGCTACCTCCCTCCCGGACAATGCCCACTTGACCCTTGAAAGCCTGCGCGCCGAAGTGGAAACCGACATTGCCGCCTCCGGCCATGACTCCGCATATGACC GCAAAGCAAAGGTCATCAACAGAGCCATTCAGGATATCGGCATGGGCCGTTATCAGTGGGAGCTGTTTGCACTCTGTGGATGTGGTTGGTTGGCAGACAA TCTCTGGTTGCAG GGTGTTGCCCTAACATTGACTCAAATGTCCGCGGAATTCGGGGTCTCTGAAAGTCGTGTCCGTTTCACCACCTGCGCGTTGTTCTTGGGTCTCTGCCTGGGTGCTTCGTTCTGGGGTGTCGCATCGGATGTTATTGGACGTCGTCCTGCTTTCAACCTGACTCTTCTCATCACCAGTGTGTTCGGTCTGGCCGCCGGGGGTAGTCCCAACTGGATCGG TGCCTGTGCCCTATTCTCCTGCTTGGGTCTCGGTGTTGGTGGAAATCTTCCAGTTGATGGCGCACTCTTCTTGGAGTTTCTTCCATTCGCCTCTGGCAACCTCCTGACCATGCTGAGTGTCTGGTGGCCCATTGGTCAACTTATCTCCAG TCTGCTCGCATGGGCCTACATTCCAACATACTCTTGCGCTAGTGACCTGCCTGCCTGCAACAGTGTTGCCGATGGTGTCCAGTGCTGCACCAAGCAAGATAACATGGGGTGGAGATACCTGGTCCTCACCTTGGGTGCTCTGACCTTTGCCATGTTCTTCTGTcgtttcttcctcttccacctctACGAGTCGCCTAAGTTCTTGCTCTCTCGTGGTCGCCAGACCGAGGCTGTCCATGCTGTCCACGGCATTGCccacaagaacaagaagcaaACCTGGCTCACCGAGGACATCCTCAACGAGATCGGTGGCTACCCGGAAGAAGTCGAAAAGCAGACTCTTACAGTCAAGGAGATCATCGCAAGATACCTTTCCAAGTTCTCCCTGGAACGTATCAAGCCTCTATTCGGCACCAAGAAGCTGGGTATCAACA CCGTCCTCCTCTGGTTCTGCTGGGCCACCATTGGCATGGGCTACCCCCTCTTCAACGCCTTCCTCCCCCAATACCTCAAACAATCCGGCGGCGGCGCCGAGCAATCCACCTACACCGTGTACCGCAACTACGCCATCACCTCCATCGTCGGCGTCCCCGGCTCCATCCTGGCCTGCTACACCGTCGACATCAAATACATCGGCCGCAAGGGCACAATGATCATCTCCACCCTGATCACCGgcgtcctcctcttctgcttCACCGCCAGCACAGACCCCAACGTCCAACTCGTCTGCTCCTCCCTCGAAGCCTTCTTCCAAAACATCATGTACGGCGTCCTCTACGCCTACACCCCGGAGGTCTTCCCCGCCCCCAACCGCGGCACCGGAACCGGCATCGCCAGCTGTCTCAACCGTATCGCCGGCCTCTGCGCCCCCCTCGTCGCCATCTACAGCGGCTCCGCAAACCCCAACGCCCCCATCTACGCCTCCGGTGCTCTCATGCTCGCTTCCTTCGTCGCTATGTGTTGCTTCCCCATCGAAACGAGAGGGAAACAGTCCCTTTAG
- a CDS encoding putative calcium/calmodulin-dependent protein kinase (serine/threonine-protein kinase srk1), translating to MSTIQNLKNFIRHGKQARLVTPHAEPTTNVSPIHAEHQRQPQGSYPPAAGNLDAIDSRLGNGQAQAPQKSSAETQSRRARDLEIEQIVAEERSQRNKMPKYPGLERWILTDKMGDGAFSNVYRAKDSTGEHNEVAIKVVRKFEMNSNQGRVADCDSQRANILKEVQIMRQIDHPNIVKLISFSESRQYYYIILELCPGGELFHQIVRLTYFSEDLSRHVITQVAKAIEYLHETSGVVHRDIKPENLLFYPIPFVPSKNPKPLQPGDEDKVDEGEFIPGKGSGGIGVIKIADFGLSKVIWDSQTMTPCGTVGYTAPEIVKDERYSKSVDMWALGCVLYTLLCGFPPFYDESIQALTEKVARGQYTFLSPWWDDISKSAKDLISHLLTVDPEQRYSIKEFLAHPWIRGSDEETQAATDAPPLTTPLPSARQQPLDAFAADQAPYAPASARLSDQPSAGLERPMDFRSPGAINLREVFDVGYAVHRQEEESKRLKTSRGRGANPTTGFQSALNPLNEDYDEDGPQVTYQPIHQNEYAAPKVHKGSQQSREVAAMEAKLRSTNLGAPPSAAAQVRQSHQPRQPQQGYGTHSAKVAAAAKQNIARSSRQPFELSLDNATLLERRGRRHQVV from the exons ATGAGTACCATTCAAAATTTGAAGAATTTCATACGTCATGGGAAACAAGCTCGCTTGGTAACTCCCCATGCCGAGCCAACCACCAATGTTTCTCCCATACATGCCGAGCATCAACGTCAGCCCCAAGGCTCATACCCTCCTGCCGCAGGCAACCTAGATGCCATTGACAGCAGGCTTGGAAACGGCCAAGCTCAAGCGCCTCAAAAGTCGTCGGCTGAGACTCAGTCGAGGCGAGCCCGTGATCTAGAGATCGAGCAGATTGTCGCCGAGGAGCGAAGCCAACGAAACAAAATGCCTAAGTACCCAGGACTGGAGCGCTGGATCTTGACGGACAAGATGGGCGACGGCGCCTTCAGTAATGTCTATCGTGCCAAAGATTCGACGGGAGAGCATAACGAAGTAGCGATTAAAGTCGTCCGCAAGTTTGAAATGAATAGCAATCAG GGTAGGGTTGCTGATTGCGATTCACAGCGCGCCAACATTCTGAAAGAAGTCCAAATTATGCGCCAAATAGACCATCCCAACATTGTCAAGCTGATCTCATTTTCTGAATCACGCCAATATTACTATATCATTCTGGAACTCTGCCCTGGCGGCGAACTGTTCCATCAGATCGTACGGTTAACCTACTTCAGCGAGGATCTAAGTCGGCATGTTATCACTCAGGTTGCAAAAGCAATTGAGTATCTGCACGAGACCTCCGGCGTCGTCCATCG TGATATTAAGCCGGAGAATCTTTTGTTCTATCCTATTCCCTTCGTTCCAAGCAAGAACCCCAAGCCTCTTCAACCCGGGGATGAAGACAAAGTCGATGAAGGGGAGTTTATCCCCGGAAAGGGATCCGGCGGAATCGGTGTCATTAAAATTGCCGATTTCGGTCTCTCAAAAGTCATCTGGGACAGTCAAACTATGACTCCTTGTGGGACTGTTGGTTACACTGCCCCAGAGATCGTCAAGGATGAAAGATACTCGAAGAGTGTCGACATGTGGGCCTTGGGTTGTGTGCTTTACACTCTCCTCTGTGGTTTCCCGCCTTTCTACGACGAGAGCATCCAAGCCCTAACGGAGAAGGTGGCGCGCGGCCAGTACACTTTCCTGTCGCCGTGGTGGGACGACATCTCGAAGTCTGCAAAGGATCTGATCTCCCATCTCCTGACGGTGGATCCTGAACAACGATACTCGATTAAAGAATTCTTGGCCCACCCATGGATACGTGGAAGCGACGAAGAAACCCAGGCAGCCACAGACGCCCCCCCATTGACGACTCCTCTGCCCTCCGCCCGTCAACAGCCGTTGGACGCTTTCGCGGCAGACCAGGCACCATATGCTCCAGCCAGCGCTCGACTGTCGGACCAGCCCTCCGCTGGTCTGGAACGCCCGATGGACTTCCGGTCGCCCGGGGCGATCAACTTGCGCGAGGTCTTCGATGTGGGCTACGCCGTCCAtcgccaagaagaagaaagcaagcGGCTGAAGACGTCCCGCGGCCGCGGGGCCAACCCGACCACCGGGTTCCAGTCGGCTCTGAACCCCCTCAACGAGGATTATGACGAGGATGGCCCGCAAGTCACGTATCAGCCCATTCACCAGAATGAGTATGCGGCGCCGAAGGTTCACAAGGGCTCTCAACAGTCTCGAGAAGTGGCTGCAATGGAGGCCAAATTGCGATCCACAAACTTGGGCGCGCCGCCGAGCGCTGCCGCCCAAGTACGACAGTCTCATCAGCCTCGACAGCCGCAGCAGGGCTACGGCACACATAGTGCCAAGGTGGCGGCGGCAGCCAAGCAGAATATTGCTCGGTCATCGCGGCAACCATTCGAACTCAGTCTGGATAACGCGACATTGTTAGAGAGGAGAGGTAGACGGCATCAGGTTGTCTGA
- a CDS encoding methionine aminopeptidase 2-like protein (methionine aminopeptidase, type II, putative), producing the protein MGSKTFEGEGQRGGNDPSNSTSPNSAGGEPRGAHLSRDGDGSLGDGDGDDGADGDEKDGAVTTTPLTEQQPSSETTSKKKKRRKPKKKISALKQSSPPRVPLDDLFPTGQFPVGETHEYGSVVEGTARTTSEEVRYLSRNYLQDDSVLTDYRKAAEIHRQVRHWTQENVRPGQTLTEIAVGIEDGVRALLDNAGLETGQCLQSGMGFPTGLALNDCVAHYTPNPGQKDIVLQASDVMKVDFGVHINGWIVDSAFTMSFDPTYDNLLAAVKDATNTGIKNAGIDVRISDVSAAIQEAMESYEVEIGGKVFPVKPVRDISGHNINRYQIHGGKSIPFVKNSSQTKMEEGEIFAIETFGSTGRGSTVEGFGVYGYGKDPNAPKKVSSPLASARSLYKTINENFGSIVFCRRYLERLGVERYLAGMNSLVNNGIVEQYAPLMDMKGSYSAQFEHTILLRESCKEVVSRGNDY; encoded by the exons ATGGGATCCAAAACATTTGAAGGCGAGGGCCAAAGAGGCGGTA ATGATCCGTCCAACTCAACCAGTCCCAATTCTGCTGGTGGAGAGCCGCGAGGCGCCCATCTGTCCCGGGACGGCGACGGCAGTTTGGGAGATGGCGATGGGGACGACGGCGCCGATGGAGACGAAAAGGATGGCGCCGTTACCACCACCCCACTAACCGAACAACAACCTTCGTCGGAAACGACCagtaagaaaaagaaacgaagaaagcccaagaagaaaatttCGGCGTTAAAGCAGTCATCGCCGCCACGGGTCCCGTTGGACGATCTTTTCCCCACGGGCCAGTTCCCCGTGGGCGAGACCCACGAGTATGGATCCGTCGTCGAGGGCACGGCGCGCACGACGTCCGAGGAAGTCCGATATCTGTCTCGGAATTATCTTCAGGATGACAGTGTCCTCACCGATTATCGCAAAGCAGCAGAGATACATCGTCAGGTCCGACACTGGACCCAGGAGAACGTTCGGCCTGGCCAGACTCTCACGGAGATTGCCGTGGGCATTGAGGATGGCGTGAGAGCGCTACTAGACAATGCTGGCCTCGAGACCGGGCAGTGTCTCCAGTCGGGAATGGGATTTCCCACGGGACTCGCCTTGAACGATTGCGTTGCGCATTACACGCCTAATCCAGGCCAAAAGGACATCGTCTTGCAAGCAAGCGATGTGATGAAGGTGGATTTTGGTGTCCATATCAATGGCTGGATTGTTGACAGTGCGTTTACAATGTCGTTTGACCCAACTTACGACAATCTACTTGCCGCCGTTAAGGATGCTACGAACACCGGTATCAAG AATGCTGGAATTGATGTTCGTATCAGCGATGTCAGTGCTGCCATCCAAGAGGCGATGGAAAGCTATGAGGTCGAAATCGGCGGCAAAGTGTTCCCTGTCAAGCCGGTACGAGATATTAGCGGGCATAATATCAACCGCTATCAGATTCACGGTGGGAAGTCTATTCCATTCGTGAAGAATTCCAGCCAAACAAAGATGGAAGAGGGGGAGATCTTCGCCATCGAAACGTTTGGCTCGACGGGCCGTGGCTCTACAGTGGAGGGC TTCGGCGTTTATGGGTATGGAAAAGACCCGAACGCACCGAAGAAGGTGTCGTCCCCTCTGGCCTCGGCCCGATCTTTGTACAAGACAATCAATGAAAATTTCGGCTCGATTGTCTTCTGTCGCCGCTACCTCGAACGGCTTGGGGTCGAGCGCTACTTGGCCGGT ATGAACAGTCTTGTAAACAATGGGATTGTGGAGCAATACGCACCTCTGATGGATATGAAGGGATCATACTCGGCACAGTTCGAACAT ACTATACTGTTGCGAGAGTCGTGCAAGGAAGTGGTCAGCCGTGGAAATGACTATTGA